The nucleotide window TAAACTGTTTCACAGTAATTTTCTTATTCAAACGGGTCATTGATCTTTGTAGGGCCTTGCATGAGAAAGATGACCGGCGCATGTCAAGAGCAAAATTTTTCCTCATTGCATTGATATGCAGCTTTTGCTGGTATTTGGTACCAGGATATCTATTCTCAACACTCACGAGCATCTCATGGATCTGCTGGGTATTCTCCAAATCAGTGACAGCTCAGCAAATTGGATCAGGCATGAGGGGCCTTGGAGTTGGAGCTATAACTCTAGATTGGTCTGCTGTGGCATCCTTCTTGTTCAGCCCCCTCATCTGCCCTTTCTTTGCCATTGTCAACATCTTTGCAGGGTACATGTTGATAATATACATGGTGATCCCAATAGCATATTGGGGATTTGACTTGTATGGTGCTTCCAAATTTCCCATTTTCTCATCGCACTTATACACATCACAAGGTCAGAAGTACGATATATCAGCCATTGTGAATGACAAGTTTGAGCTAGATATTGGCAAGTATGAGGAGCAAGGGCGGATACATATAAGCATGTTCTTTGCTCTCACTTACGGTTTTGGTTTTGCTACTATAGCATCTACTCTTACACACGTGGCACTGTTCTATGGAAGGTAAAACACACAAACTGTCAAGCCACAGTACTACTATTTTGTCAAATTCCTCCTAGTGTTTTACAATCTAGAATCGAAGTTGAGAAAAACTATGCTTTTTAAAAATGGAACTACATGTCTGTCTTATCATCCCAAAATTAATAATGTGTGGATTAATTTtacatttcttcaaaattttgacGACTCAATTGCTACATATATAGAGCTGTTTAGCTGCAAAGTTCCTACAATTTAGTAGAACTATGATAAGGTTAAGAAATGCTTATTAATAAGCTACAACAATGGCGGTTAAGGATTGTATTTACCGTCCACTTGCAATGTGTAGGGAAATATATGAAAGATTCCGAGCTTCATATAAGGGAAAGGAGGATATTCATACAAGACTAATGAGGAAATACAAAGACATACCTTCATGGTGGTTCAATGCATTGCTTCTGGTGACACTAGCAGTCTCCCTAATCCTCTGCATTTTCTTGAATAACCAAGTCCAGATGCCATGGTGGGGGCTTCTATTTGCAAGTGCTATTGCTTTTATCTTCACGCTTCCAATCAGCATAATAACAGCTACAACAAACCAGGTGATAAAGCACACACAATTACACTTACATTTAGCACCACAAGCATGTCTTGCCTATCAGATTAATTAGCATGCTTGAACTGTTTATCCTGCCAAAATATAGGCTATTAGCATCGAGCTTCCAACGAAATCTTAATGTACTATTGTTGGAAGCTCTAAGTATTACTAAACGACCATCATTCACTCTTTGTTTAACATACCAATATGCAAGCGCTGATCAATGTCTGATACCTTAAACTAGTTGGATTTATAGAAATAATAGACCCAAGATCATCACCCTTGTTATTTCAATAGAGTTCTTTCCAAGCTTCTTATTTATGATGCTAATTTGCAGACCCCAGGCTTGAACATAATCACTGAATATGTCATGGGAATAATACTACCAGGACGACCAATAGCCAATGTGTGCTTCAAAGTCTATGGATACATGAGTATGTCACAGGCTGTCTCTTTCCTCAGTGACTTCAAACTGGGCCACTACATGAAGATCCCCCCTCGATCAATGTTCTTGGTTCAGGTATATTCACTTTATCATTTCTGCCAAAAAGTTGGAAATAAAGCAGTGATGAACTTGGCGGTTCTAGTATACAGCAAATATTAGCAGTAACAATTTCCTAGGTAGAGAGACCACAAGTCCACAATGAAGAAGCTTCTCCATGTCTTTAAGACATCCAGAATAGTCACCAGTGTCTTAATTCAGAGAGAAAATATGTTTTATGTGCCGAGATATAAATGACACTAAATGCAGACATTAGATCACTGCATAGATGTATAGAATTGAGCATCAATTCAATGAACTGAGTTTGCATTTCCAAACCCATCACTAAAAGCCCAATCTCCTCCCACCccatttttgtataaaaaaaaataaatcacgGAAAGCACCAAAAGGCATTTACCTCAATATGTATGTAGATAGTTGTCCACAATCAGATAAATGCTAAATTATGAGTGCAATGCTTATTAAAAGCAGCTATATAGGGTAGAATAAAATTGAGCATACAAGAAAAACAAGTAAATATGGAGAGTAAGGATTTCATAATCTATCAACATACACAAGAATTTAGCAATTTACCTTCCATCAGGAAGTACTGAGACACGTTATTTAACTTAGTCAATTTTTTCCAGCAACTAGAATTTATCAATGTTCCAAACAACAGTAAATTCCAGCATAGGagaatatttttcattcttgtTTGGTTAAATTCCAGTTTTTAGGAACAATAATTTCTGGAACAATCAACATATCTGTGGCATGGTGGCTGCTAAACTCCATCGAGAACATATGTCAAGATGATCTCCTTCCACCAAACAGTCCATGGACATGCCCAGGAGATCGTGTTTTTTTCGATGCATCAGTTATCTGGGGTTTAGTCGGACCAAAAAGGATTTTTGGAACCCTTGGGAACTACAGCTCCATGAACTGGTTCTTCCTTGGAGGAGCAATAGGACCTGTAATAGTGTGGCTCTTGCATAAAATGTTTCCAACACAATCATGGATTCCCCTGATCAACCTTCCAGTTCTTCTGGGAGCAACAGGTGCCATGCCACCAGCAACACCATTAAACTATAATGCATGGGTCATTGTCGGCACAATTttcaacttcttcatcttcCGATACCGAAAGCAATGGTGGCAGAGATACAACTACATTCTATCCGCAGCATTGGATGCAGGAGTAGCTTTCATGGCAGTCCTACTATATTTCTCATTGGGAATGGAGAATAAAGGAGTGACTTGGTGGGGAACCAACGGGGAACACTGTAAATTGGCAACTTGTCCAACAGCCAAAGGCATAGCTATTGATGGGTGTCCAGCTAGATAAGTGGATATATTCAGTATAAACTATATGTATTTAAGGGACCAAAATAATCTCTATATTCTCTCAAGTAGTATTCAGAAGTTACACACCTAGATTTGAAAAATCATCACCAGTTTACTCATTACTGCATATTGCTCCCACCTAAATTCTCTCTTGTAAGTAATGACAAACATTCTTGTAAAAAAAGATTGTTAACATCTTCTACAGTTCTACTGTGTATTCAACTGCAATCACATTTGCCATGGAAGAATTAAATTCTTCGCACTCTATCTTCCTCAATCTTGGTTATAGTAAAAAAAGGTCATGCAGTTACAATCTGAGAAGATGTTCTCTGAGACTGAAAGCCATTATGCATCCATCAGTCTGATGTAGCAGGAGGAAAACTGAAACGTGCACAAACACAGGAACACTAGTATGTGAGGTAGGGATGACAAACGGGGAAGGGCGGGCCTGTAGCGGGGAAAACCGGCAAAGACTTCAACCCACCCCGTCCTGCATAAACCTGCACCACCCTGCACAGTTTTCTATCCCTGCAATTGTCACTGCCTTACTTTAATATTTCTTTGCTAagtagtaatattaatttaatttagaaGTTGTTGTAAGATAAGAAAGATGGATTTCACTGATTTAAGGGATACAGATGTACTCCCTCCGccctaatttatgtggcacagtTGGAATTTCGAGAGTCAACCAAGTTTTTCTTTGACCGAAAATTCATTATATgcctttaaaatattttacgTTGTTAATTtctgtaatttatagtatagtTTATGtacttttcaaatatataaattttattcacAACACTTAAAGTTTCCATGTCTGAATTCATGGTAAaagtttaaaagtttgaaattccaattgtgccacataaattggcaaatactccctctgttttcATTTGTTTGCCTGCTTTTGACTTGACACAGCATTAAAGAAAGTAAAGaggacttttgaatcttgtgtcttaaactaaagatatgcagaatgtatcaaaatgtcttttaatcttgtgattttaatcATGCCATgtggaaagttaaaattaaagagttgccaaaaaaggtaagagacattctttttggaacggattaaaaaggaaaacaagaCAATGTAATTTAAATGGAGGATGTACTAACAATTCATTATAGGTCTCTGCATCACAATTCAATTTCACTAAATTACAGACTATTCAAACTTTCCTAGTCAACTTccaattggaaaaaaaaagagagaaagatgTCCTTTCAACTAGCTGATGGTCCCTCCAAGATCTCCTTTCTTGATGTACATTTTGTCTGTTTGCACTTCTGCATTCCCTTGATGCCATTTTAAGTATATACTACCTCTAATCTGCCTAGGCTAAATGATTACTTCGAGAACACATCTATCTCATATAAACATTTAAAAGGAATTCAATGATTCATATATGAGTTGGCttaactatgaagaggatggAAATTCATATTGTACCCCACTTAAGATGAATGCACTGAGCGCCACTGGTTATACTCATCCATCCGAATTATAAATGAGCTAGAACTAGGAGAACCACCTCCACCATATGCCTGCATGTTTAAAGAAGCAAAGTATTTGTTGGCACGAAAAGTTAAGAGCATGAGTCTGTTTGTTTGTGGGAGTGTGAACTGGACAAGCATAGCTGGCAGAATAATTTCAAAGAGCTTAGTGGTGAGGAATATCTTCAAGATgaagagaaataaataaataagtaaataaccACAGAGACAAGTGAATCATGATGCAGACCTTGGCAACTTCTGAAGTATCAGTAGCAGCATCAAAAGTCCTCAGACACATCTTGAGATTCTTCCGCTGAAGGTATACGACTGCTCCTATTGGCCTGGGGTATAATAGATTCAAAGTAAAAGCAGCAGTTACAAGTACTAAATTGTGGTAAAAGCAACAAATAACCTAAGGTGTGCTCTTTTAGCATAAAACTAGTCATGAATATGGATCATGAAGCTTATGATCTTTCTAGTTCGAAAGTGAAGTAATAAAAATGTCTCAATGCCCATGAACACgttagagaaaaaaagaagataaataagCATAAAAACCTGAGTCCAACTGAAGCGCTTTTCTTGCTTAGTTCCTTGCCAATTTCATCACTTAGGTCTGGATTGCCATCAGCTCTAACCCCCTAAAAGATAAAACAGAATTTAAATACTTCATTTAATTATATGAGAATGggaaacaaaatttataattataattgaaatagAGTAATGTTGGCTAAGCATGAATAACCTGGCATATGGAAAACCTAAATAAGATTGAAAACAAGTCAAGCAGACAGTTGTATAACATGTTATCAAACATCTGAAACTAAATTCTTTAAATACTGACATACATTCAGCTGTGCTCTTAGAGACTTCAAAGTATTTTTGAGTATTATGAAGTAAGTTGTCAATTCAAAAGAAAACGTCATAAAAGATTCTTCTTCTTTACCAAGCATTCACCATAAAGTCCTCTCCCCAGCCGAATTTTGAAAAACTTATCCAGCAACTTGTGTGCCGCAGCCAGTTTATTTGAAATATGGGAGTTCCCAGTAGCAATTAAATCACCAGTGCGGATTCCCATTAGCTGTTAAAAGGGGGAAAACATTAGATATACTCTACTGAGGGAAAACATTTTATGTAAAAGGAAATGCAACATGAACTTATTTAGATCAACTCCATATGAGCAcaataaaatggaaaaactaCATAGAATCAAATGCATACTTTATTATCTTCAGTCTTTTATCCTAGACAACCAAGTGACCTCCCCCACCCCTCCCCCATAACCACCACATCCCACCCCTAAgagaaaagcaaaaaataaCTGCGAACCTGTTTATACATATGTGGATTAGTGATGCAATTCAATTTTGAACGCCACTGGTTAATTCCAATTCCAAAGGCCCTAATATCAGGCAAACTCCACCTGTGAAGATCTCCATCTTCTATATATTTTAGAACATTTTCAACTTGATCTTGAAAAGTAGAATTTAGCAAGCTGATAGCATCCCCCTGTGCTTTAAAAACACACATACATCACCACTTTAGGGCCAGTCGCTTTGAAAAACAATCTAGCTAAAAAACAAGTATTGCCAATGACAAACACAATAGAATGCACCTTATTGGATCCAACCTCTGAAAGTCTGGAAGAGAAATGTTCATAAACAGCAACTGAACTAGTTTTCTCGAGGTTGACATGAAATGTGAGACTCCCACAAGAGCTTTGATTCAAAGGGATCTTGGATAGAGCAGACTTCCGGTGATCAAACCCTACTATcctaatttgatttaaaaatcaattcatGTCCCGTCTCCAACTTCCAGAATCATTATCAAAGTAAAAATCAAGAGAACAACCAGCATCTGAAGAAATTTATGCTtattaataaacaaaaaaaagaaaaacttactgGCATGACGTCCGCTGAGCAAGCTCCTCTGCAAATCCTTTTGGACCAACAAAATCAAGGAAGTAGCAATTTTGCAGCCCGTCAATACACAAGTCTTCAACTCTATCAAGAAAATTACAAAGGGAAAAAGAATAATCCATGTTCAATGCCAGACACGAGCTGAATAGAGAATATAAAAAACTATAGGATAAATATTACgaattcttttcttctttgaatATGTAACCTAACAGCTTTGCTTAATCAATCAACTAATAGTCCATCCAAAATAGTTAAGAGTCTATTACATGAATCCTCTGTTTGTCTCTGTTCAGGTAGTATTTGGATTCATACTATATTATGTGAAGCCTCCTTCTTTATTGCATTTTTCTACTGTGAAGAATTAAGAAAAACGTACCTGAAGGGTTCGACGGAAGAGAAAGGCAAGACGAGGTACGGTATGTTGAGACGAGAGTGATAGAGGTGAGTGAAAAGCGCGGCAAAAGCCCCGGAAAATGAAGGATAATTGTAGAGGATGAGATTTGGGATTTTGTCTTCCGATGCTTTAGCCAATGCTTTCAATGCTGCTTGTGACCTGAAGCACCGGATTAACGGCGATGCTAAAGCATAACTCCGATACCGGAAAATTGACAACGGCATTACGCCGTCGTAAGTGCGGCGAACTTGGACTGAGCCCGCGAAAGAGGCCTGCGTTGTTTTTCAGCGACGACACGAACACAAGTGAAGCCGGGAtgagaaaattatcaaaatggtttGTATGTTTTAAAGTAGGTTTAAAATAGTCCCCGTTAATagtttattgataaatattttaccTGCATCGTAGGGGTGGGTATAAATACCGAAAAACTGAATCGGACCGAAAAAATTCGGTTCTTCGGTGTTTTGGTTCGGTATCGGTTTTCTTTTCCAGAACTTCAGTTCTTCGGTTCGGAGTTCGGTGTAAGGGTCCCGAAACTATGGTGCACCGAAGAATCGaagttttattaaataaatttaaaagtatttattatattacttaatttttaactttacttggcccatttcaatttttatatttagatcCTAAACTTAAATAGCAAAAAtctaaataacaaaatagtaaACCCTAAagacttaggggtcgtttggtttgaaaatgagttatgatgggataagttatgttgggataaattatgttgggattagttatgatgggataagttgtgttgggattattttttattgagtgtttggtttgttgtattcaaaataataaattttaagaacaatttatttgtttacaaaaatgcccttcattaatgtaaaaagtgatataacaaaagggttgaaagagacatttttgtcatttacctattttatcccgggataagttatcccgggattactatacNATAATTTAATCCCGAgactatttggtattatccctcacaccaaaggACCCCTTAAAGTCTAAACTAAACAAAACTCAATTTAATTCAAGTTTGAGCAACAACTTGGTGTTTCTACTTTCTACtttatgattttatcattttgtGTCTTTGAAGTGAGAGCAACAAATTGATGTTCTTACCTTTTATTGTTGGACGGTTAGTTGTTACTTTGAAGTTTGAAGTGTGAAGTGTGAAGTGAATAACAATTGTTACTTTATCatattctctctttatttttgttgacacTGAAAAACCGAACTAAATCAAACCGAGGTagaaaaaatcaaatcgaaccGATCTAGTTTGGTTTGAAATATGGTGCACACTTTTCTAAAACCTAATACCGAAGAACCGAACTGAAATTTGATTAAACCGACCCGAAGAACCAAACGCCCACCCCTACTGCACtgaatattttatcaaatatgtaaattattagtataataaataatttaataaattcagattacatgttaattaattatgatcaagtgtttatatttttttatatatacaatatatatatatatataattctataATTTTGATGTAAATATAAGATAcaaatattctttatttttgttaattacaAAAACATCTGAAATTCAGAAGCAAGGTCTTagaagcataaacataagcaaaACTTTAATATTGAGGCAGTTtgaaagatttttatttttgtcaaatatttaataactATCAAGAAAATGCAGTTTTTTGGggacaataatattttttttagtacacTAATTTGCAACCTTATATGAATGTGGAAATTAAAATACACAACTTGTGTTGAAAATGTATATTTGTAGCTTGgtgatattttaatatgattcgaggtattttaattacattaaaaaaaataaaaaatagattataataaaaaaaaaaatgagcgTGGAATATAAAAAACCGGTCATCGCCATTGGCATTTGAGAGAATGACAAAAGTGCCCCTGTGTTGATATGCTTATAAAAACTTGTACGTATATTTAGTTGATGATATGGAAGCCTTCTTTTCACGAATATTTTAAATCCATTGAACATCCAGATATTTTCTTCTCTCTCCTCCTCCTCCCTCTGTTCTACCAAAATCACTGTGTGTAATGGGGGATACATTCTTTGCTTGTCTATCTGTCTGTTTTCTTCAACTATCTCTCCTCTTCCCCTCTACATTGACGACAGGTACGCTTCTTAATTACATGCATTCATAACGTACCATTGATTTATTCTTCTTGATTCACTTTTCTCAATTTCTTGTTTCATGTTAacaattcttcttctttctggGCTGTCTTGGAATCTTTTTTGGTGATGCAAGTTGTTTTTCAATAGATCAAGAAAGTAGTAgtaattgattcttttgttcTTATAGCTACTTCTCCGTTTTCCTTAATATGAAACTCActgctttattttaatagttttctaATGATTCTTAATTGCTATGGAGCTTTAttagttgtgtttttttttctcgtATGACTACATCGGTAATTAGATCATCTGATTATGAAATTTACTGCACCCTTGTTTTCttgatatgttttacttgagctGAGCGGGGTAAGGCTAAGGCTGagactccacttgtgggattatccggtgttttttttttgttgttgttgttgtttttgaaatttaatgtACTTAGGGGGTAATTTTAGGCAGTGGTTTAATACACTGCATTCTTGTGCTTGATACTGTAGTGGTTATTGATTCTCTTGCTAATTCATGTTGAACTAAAAGAAACTTA belongs to Solanum stenotomum isolate F172 chromosome 1, ASM1918654v1, whole genome shotgun sequence and includes:
- the LOC125876696 gene encoding oligopeptide transporter 4; this encodes MGTYQPDSLAGAINSDDISPIEEVRLTVTNTDDPTLPVWTFRMWFLGLFSCCLLSFLNQFFSYRTEPLVITQITVQVATLPIGHFLATILPTTKFRLPGFGPRLFSLNPGPFNMKEHVLISIFANAGSAFGNGSAYAVGIVTIIKAFYRRNISFLAGWILIITTQVLGYGWAGLLRKYVVEPAHMWWPGTLVQVSLFRALHEKDDRRMSRAKFFLIALICSFCWYLVPGYLFSTLTSISWICWVFSKSVTAQQIGSGMRGLGVGAITLDWSAVASFLFSPLICPFFAIVNIFAGYMLIIYMVIPIAYWGFDLYGASKFPIFSSHLYTSQGQKYDISAIVNDKFELDIGKYEEQGRIHISMFFALTYGFGFATIASTLTHVALFYGREIYERFRASYKGKEDIHTRLMRKYKDIPSWWFNALLLVTLAVSLILCIFLNNQVQMPWWGLLFASAIAFIFTLPISIITATTNQTPGLNIITEYVMGIILPGRPIANVCFKVYGYMSMSQAVSFLSDFKLGHYMKIPPRSMFLVQFLGTIISGTINISVAWWLLNSIENICQDDLLPPNSPWTCPGDRVFFDASVIWGLVGPKRIFGTLGNYSSMNWFFLGGAIGPVIVWLLHKMFPTQSWIPLINLPVLLGATGAMPPATPLNYNAWVIVGTIFNFFIFRYRKQWWQRYNYILSAALDAGVAFMAVLLYFSLGMENKGVTWWGTNGEHCKLATCPTAKGIAIDGCPAR
- the LOC125876657 gene encoding uncharacterized protein LOC125876657 isoform X1, whose protein sequence is MPLSIFRYRSYALASPLIRCFRSQAALKALAKASEDKIPNLILYNYPSFSGAFAALFTHLYHSRLNIPYLVLPFSSVEPFRVEDLCIDGLQNCYFLDFVGPKGFAEELAQRTSCQIVGFDHRKSALSKIPLNQSSCGSLTFHVNLEKTSSVAVYEHFSSRLSEVGSNKGDAISLLNSTFQDQVENVLKYIEDGDLHRWSLPDIRAFGIGINQWRSKLNCITNPHMYKQLMGIRTGDLIATGNSHISNKLAAAHKLLDKFFKIRLGRGLYGECLGVRADGNPDLSDEIGKELSKKSASVGLRPIGAVVYLQRKNLKMCLRTFDAATDTSEVAKAYGGGGSPSSSSFIIRMDEYNQWRSVHSS
- the LOC125876657 gene encoding uncharacterized protein LOC125876657 isoform X2; this encodes MPLSIFRYRSYALASPLIRCFRSQAALKALAKASEDKIPNLILYNYPSFSGAFAALFTHLYHSRLNIPYLVLPFSSVEPFRVEDLCIDGLQNCYFLDFVGPKGFAEELAQRTSCQIVGFDHRKSALSKIPLNQSSCGSLTFHVNLEKTSSVAVYEHFSSRLSEGDAISLLNSTFQDQVENVLKYIEDGDLHRWSLPDIRAFGIGINQWRSKLNCITNPHMYKQLMGIRTGDLIATGNSHISNKLAAAHKLLDKFFKIRLGRGLYGECLGVRADGNPDLSDEIGKELSKKSASVGLRPIGAVVYLQRKNLKMCLRTFDAATDTSEVAKAYGGGGSPSSSSFIIRMDEYNQWRSVHSS
- the LOC125876657 gene encoding uncharacterized protein LOC125876657 isoform X3; amino-acid sequence: MPLSIFRYRSYALASPLIRCFRSQAALKALAKASEDKIPNLILYNYPSFSGAFAALFTHLYHSRLNIPYLVLPFSSVEPFRVEDLCIDGLQNCYFLDFVGPKGFAEELAQRTSCQIVGFDHRKSALSKIPLNQSSCGSLTFHVNLEKTSSVAVYEHFSSRLSEVGSNKGDAISLLNSTFQDQVENVLKYIEDGDLHRWSLPDIRAFGIGINQWRSKLNCITNPHMYKQGVRADGNPDLSDEIGKELSKKSASVGLRPIGAVVYLQRKNLKMCLRTFDAATDTSEVAKAYGGGGSPSSSSFIIRMDEYNQWRSVHSS